The Paenibacillus pabuli DNA segment CAAACAAATACGGTCGAAATTTCACTTCCATTCGGGTTTTCGGCTCCATTGGCTATGCATTTTTTGCATTAAGCATCGGTTATTTTCTCGGTTCTTTTGGACCCGGATGGACGATGTGGCTGTGCATTGCACTTGCGGCCATAACACTTCTGATCGGTTTCAGGCTGCAGGATCAGAATGATCCCTCTGGCAGCACCAGTAAAATGGATCTCTCCGGTCTCTGGGCAATTCTGAAACGCAGGGATGTGCTGAGCTTTTTCGGATGTGTCTTCCTGCTCGCATTGGGACACCGAATGAATGAAGCTTTTCTTACCATCACGTTGAAGGATCTCGGTGCCAGTGAAGGGCTGATCGGTTGGTCTTTGCTCATCTCCTCCGTGAGTGAAATTCCAATATTCCTGCTGCTCAGCAAGTACGGCAATCGGTACAAGGAGCTTCCCCTGCTCACGTTTGCAGCGCTTATGTATACCCTACGTTTATTTCTGATGTCTGTATCGGATACGCCTGCCGCTGTTGTAGCCATTCAAACAATGCATAGCGTTACCTTCGGCATTTTCTACGTAACAGCCGTTCGTTATATTACCCGTCTTGTACCGGATGCGTATCGTGCGACTGGTATGGCCCTGTTCACCATCGTGTGGTCAAGCGCCT contains these protein-coding regions:
- a CDS encoding MFS transporter, which gives rise to MKLSHNARPDQNWLRALMFTIFGSTVLVVSYLQLYFSHLGFSRAEIGYLYGIGPLVSVFSNMFWSMASDRYKTVRKVMIILLGGQLITGVMLANATSFGQVFVLVTLFYFFYYPVYPLADTMAITTANKYGRNFTSIRVFGSIGYAFFALSIGYFLGSFGPGWTMWLCIALAAITLLIGFRLQDQNDPSGSTSKMDLSGLWAILKRRDVLSFFGCVFLLALGHRMNEAFLTITLKDLGASEGLIGWSLLISSVSEIPIFLLLSKYGNRYKELPLLTFAALMYTLRLFLMSVSDTPAAVVAIQTMHSVTFGIFYVTAVRYITRLVPDAYRATGMALFTIVWSSASGLLSGTFGGLILDHAGRHVFYLTAMAFSLAALLGFILKLLSSMTNRAQ